The region TGTATTAACTACATGTAATGTGTGCAGTCATTAAACAGATATCTGGCATACATACTAACTGTTATTACATTTTGGAATGACTGTACTTCCCTTTATTTAGTGCTCAATGTAACTGTTATTGCCTCTgctaaaatgtctttttttcacttaaagCAAGATTAGGCAACTGCTGATAAAAGAACATGTACTCTTCAAGTGTGGCAATAGATTGAGTGTAAAATCAGACCATTACGAGCATAAAGGAAGAAATGAAGCGTGGCTAATAGCTGTTCTTTGAGTAATAAGTTGTTTCAAGTCACTCTTTTGTCCACAGTGTACTGGTCTGCTTTGTGGAAGTGGGGAAGCAGAAAAATCTTCCCTGGTCTTATGCTTCCCTCTTGTGGTCATTTCAGGTAATTGTTTTGTTGTATTCTCAGAACATTAGAGACTTTCTAAGTACAGTATATCACTAAATTATGTGTTGCCCGCCATTATTTAGTAACAGTTGGATTTTAATTCCATGTTGTCTTCTGATGAACAGGAAGGAGTTAAGTCCAATAATGACCTGGACCCAGAAACTGTGTCTTCATGTACtgactttttcatgtttttttaagctgtggCCACTTTAAGAAAAGATACAAATCTCAGATATATGCCGATAAACAATGTTacatgttaaacaaaaatatacaataaaaagGAGATATATGACGATTAGCATCCATTGCTTGAGTGATTCTTGCTAATAAATACACAACTAGTTTACAGTCTTTAAACAGTTGTTGGTCCATTTACCCTCTTAAAGCCAGACGGTAAAGCAAAGTATTCCCAACAATACGTGCATGTTCTGACCCCTGCAGTGGCGATTCTGGAGTCTGTTTGGGCCCTAGGCAAACATTTACAAGGGGCCCCTCCAAACAGCGTTCGTCCccattatgttataaataagttattttatAAAAGTGTCTCTACCCCATGTTTAGGCCAATAGACAAGCATCATTCAGACatagtgagtgctgtcagatggggccagTTAGGGGgcttcctactgtcattgcaaacctTGCAAATTTTGagtcactgctgtggtttaaagttgatcagcccttgggggccccctactgacctggggccccaagcagttacCTGCCTCACCTGTTGATGAGCAGCGCCTCTGGACCCCAGCCACCATACCCCTAATGATATAACGCTCAGTTTAGATCATCTAATCTCTCACtacacactttatataaaagTATAATGGTGCAAATGAAATGTACCAATCTACAGAATAACCCTGTCAGCTAAACATTGTTCTTATGTGTACAAAGTACAAATACCCCAGGTTTGTATTGGCaggaaaatagatttttaatgcGACTGTTCAAAcagttcattaaaataatgaatgactATATAAAGTAATAAAAGCATATCCTTGAGTTTTATCTTCTAGAAAACACGTGTGGCAGTATTGACAAAGATGGCTGCTTTAGTAAAATAATACAGAAATTGGAGTACTTATTAACTGTAATATTTTAGCTGCTTTCACAATATAGTCACTACACGGAGtctatatttttatattcagcattaaaaacattcattgttCCAAAGTATACATATCATTCAATGCTATATTAAAGTATTCTTTTTGTATCATTCATGACTTcaacacattaaaaaatgtcttcaatttCATCAAACCATCAttacatatataatatattttatacaaAGTTAAAGACGTAACACAACAGTTGGCATTAAGTGTTCAATCAGAGAGAAAGACTTTGAACAGAGACAACAGAGAAGTTATCGTAGTTAGACAGTCAAAGTGTGCTTCACACCAACGTCTCAGGCAGAgcttctgccttttcttttgaTAGTATCTGCCATATATGCCACCTCTCTGTTGGCCCATTTGGTGCACCAGGACCCTTTTCTGTGTCCGTGTTTAGGGCCGGGCTTTGCTTGTTCTCCTGTAGGGGTGGAGGATCTTTCTTACACGTGAAGAGGCAGGGCGTGGAGTGAGAGATATGAGTCTCCCTCAGCTGTCCCATGCAGTGAAAAGAAGTCAAACCATCCTTTACCAACGGGCATGCAGAGCGTCCTGTCCTGTCTGCTAAACTGTCCGAGCCGATGGCTGCTGATTGGCCACTCAAACCCTGATGTAATGATGATTGCTGTTGTCCCTGTCCTCTCTTGTCATGAGGACCACTGCTGCTGCGAGTCACTGGGAGGTGTGGCCTGCTTTCCAGCATGCCCAATGAGGTTTGTGTTGGTCTGTCAGGCTTGTTGTTACCGTGGTGACAGCTCGGCCCCTCTGATGAACCGTACGACTCACATTCTGACACGTCTCCAAGGGAGCCTGGGAGAAACCATTCATTAACACCCAGCACTCATTACATATCTCAAAAccttctgcagcaacatgttcaGAGAAATCTATTACCAGTGATGTGACGGACACTCAAATCTTTGCTGAACAGCTCGTGCCAGGTGTCCCAGAAATCCTCAGATGAAGCctctaaaaaagaaacaaaacatgaagagGGTTACTTGATCATTCTGTCAATAAAACATTCGTTATAATAATTTAGACAAGCTTCTTTTGCCGTGAGCAAGGCGAGACAGCTTCTTCAGGTCTCGTCTGTTTTAACAGCTAAGCTTGAAGAGCTGCTGTTTGTGAAAGCTAACAAAGTTTTTCACGTCTTTAACACCATTaagacacaaattaaaaaaaaacattttgggaatTTTGCTTAATCTTGCTTGGAGGTAGATGAGAAGATCAATACCACACTCATGTCTGAACAGTAAATATAAAGCTACAGCCTGCAGCCACTTAAAAAAGACTGGGAATAGGGGACAAGATTTGGAATTTGAAAtacatgtgttttatgtgaatAAACCTAATATGTATGAAAGATATTCAATATAAAATTGTTGTTACCTCTTGGACAGAGTCAGGCTAACTGCCTCTTTCAATGTTTCATGCTAAGCAAAGCTAACGGGCTGCTGGCTCCTGCCTCATGCATTATCATACAGATGGGACAATGGCTTCAATCTCCCTCTTTCAATATCATAAAGAATGTGAAATAAGCATATTTACCAGAATGAACCTATTCCTTTAAGTTACAATACTTCAGTATAACATTACCTTTGTCTGTTGAAAGTGTAGGAGAGATGCTGCCAGAGCCGTCTTGAGAATGGCTGCTGGGTTTTAAGTGCCCAGAAAGTCTGTTGATTCTCTGCAAGCGTGGACTGCTGTCCTCCAGATGTTTAGCAGGCAGTCGATCTGACAGCACAGGAGAGTTGTTGTCATAAGGAGACACCTCTCCACTGGATGCTTTAACGGAGTCGTTGGATGAGCATCTGTCAGTCAGAGAGAAGGACTCTTCTGCTCTGAGAAGGTCTTGTCCTCTGCAGAAACAAGAATCATCCAGGGTGTTATTATGAGGTGTGATACATTGGACTTTGTGATGCTTAAGAGGCTGGAAACTCACAAGTTCTGGGAGGCCCTCCTCCTCAGTAAATAATCCACAACATCAGGATCAGTTTCCAGCAAACTCATCAGCACCTCATTCTGCAGGTCAGTAGGCACCTGGGTCCAATCAAAACAAGAGTCAAAttgtattctttgtttttttaatttgaccaaATACTCACTAAACACATTATCTCCTCCATTTCAATTAGTTAATGCCACTGTTTATGGGTGGATTGCTCGTTTGCTACAAGGCTTTTTATTTACATTGCATTATACAAATGAAACAGCATGTTGCTGTCTCATATAGCGCCAGAATAATTAACCGCAGTTTAGGCAGGATTAATGATGCAGATCAAATGTCTGacagttgttttctttaacCCTGTGGCTTCTTCAACGGATCATTTTCAAATAATGAAGAGCATCGACACTTAAGAAGTAGTTGTTGAAAAGCCAAAAACATAATGTAGATCATAATCTTGCCCTTACTCTTCATCACTGTCTCTATAAAAATGCTTGAGTGACATTATAACCTCTTCAGTTTGGATTCTCATTTGCCAAGCACTATATATTGTACTCGTGAAGCGTCCCAAGgttgaagagagaaaataacagGAAGGACTCACTATGATGCTGCTTTGTTTTATAAGTGGTTGTAAAAGCTTAAGACTTCTATAAAGCTcaggttttacattttattagcCGGCTCTACTTAAGATTAAGAACTTTGCTCAAAAGGGAAActctttaaaagtatttttgtttttagagaaAATAGTCTTTCTTACCATAAACAGTGTATCATATGTACTGATCATCCTTTGGACCACACTGATGATAACAGAGCTCTCCTCTGCACGGGCGAAACTCTGCACTGCAAActctttgtctgtatttttctgtttgtgtaaaagGTTGGGTCCAAAGATGGTTGCTAAATTGAGTGATGTCATCTTGTTTCCTGTGATCTAAACaaaatggaagaagaaaaaacagtttaCTTAAACATGTCAGTGTAAACAACATTTAACTTCACAGTTCTTTCACTTCATAATCAGTATATACAGTATGGTACATAATGCAACGCAAGTAAAACATTCTTTTTAATTAGAAGCAATTCTATTTTTGAACAATAATCTTTAGATTAAAGCTAAATATTAATCAGAAGATGGCCTAGGCCCCTTTCAGATGATGGAAAACCAGTATCTGACATAACCCAAAATTCTACccctacaataaaaacacaaagttttctAACCTGAAATGATTCATATTGAAGTTAAAAATGGAGCCAATAACCCTAGATTTGTATTTCAATGTGCTCCTTTCTgcaaatgttcataaaaaagtcaaaactgcATGCAGAATAACTAAACATGTCAGACACTTTCAGGGTACACTGAACCTCGTTGGCACTTCGCACATTTTGGGAACACAGCCTTGCCACCACCATTAAGACTgactctccttttctttttgttcaatGAGAATAAGCAGACCTCTTGTTCACCTCTACATTATGTATACTATGGACTGAAGCCAAGAATAAACTGGGTTTGTATCCGTGGGAAACAAGTAATCTCCATCACTGGATTAGTAGTCAAAAGTCAATTCCACACTAAAAGATTAAGAGCACAACAACAGGCAGTTCAGGTTTATGTTATGGAGatataatttaaaaacttgGGACATTCACACAGATCTCATAAAGCATGTGCTTAAAGAAgctttgctttaaaaagaagGTGATCGATCGAAACGTTTTATATGACTCATTATTTTAACCAGACATCCAAAATGTGTTTCCACATGTGTGACATACTGTTGCCTGTCTGTGGATGTATGCATTGATATTGGCACtattcatttattctttgtTGTCCACAAGAAACAAAATCAATGTATGACAGAACACATGATATGTAGCAGCACACTGTTTGTGTGGTAACTGTGCAGCTAGGTGATTGGTGGTGCATATTTAATCTAGATATCCACAATAGGTCATTGTGCCTGATGTGCTGCACTTCAGCCAAGCACCTTGAAATGGTGCAGATGTTACAAACATCTGTCCTGCTGCCCTCTGATGGCGATTAGGCTTCATCACAATCTCATTAAACTTGTAAACAGTTTATTTTAGCAGAACTCGTTGATAGTTGCTCATTGCTTCAACATATTGATTACACTTGTGGATAGAATGACAGAGTGACAGACATCATTTTGACATCttgttttttgctcattttatttctgtataaATCTCATCTCAGGCCAAAACAACAGGGGATGCACTGTTTCTTTACCTTGTGTCCCTTATGGTTCAGGCTGTCTTCAGCATGTGCAGCCACAGTAGACAACAAGCAGAGGAGGCGCTGCAGCGTGTCGCTGTTACAGGGAGGAAGCAGAAATATCAGCAGCTGGATGGCGCTCTCTTGGTCTGAATCATCCAGCACTGCAGGACAAAGGCCACCACCCATTGATgtcaattaaacacacacaacaacaacaacaacaacaacaacaacaacataaatgtTATGATGacttgttgttattttacatgtgtgtgtatgtgtgtgcccCTTACACAATGTGTTGATGAAGGCCGTGTAGAGGTCTCTTGTTAGCAGGGGGTCAGGCATGTCTCGGAGGAATTCTTTCAGCAATGCGGCTACATCATGGATACTGTGCTCCACGCCTAGCTGTACCTCCCATCCCTGGTCAAACTCCTCACGAAGCTGGGTGAACATTATGATTATTATCACAACATGTTGCTTATAGTTTATTAAAGTCATTAAATTGTAGAAAGCTTTGATTATCTCAGCATCAGAAACTGTACCTGTCGTACTCTTTTCTTTGAGCTCCCGACACGGAAAACTCCAACTGTTTGTAGACCTGAGACATGAGGAAGATGCTCTCTTAGTTCAAACATTGCATCATATGTTCATCCTAAGAGATAATTCAATAGTATGATTCATATGGTTATAACTTAACTGCATTTGCAGAATATATTATAATTGTTATATTTGAGCTAATGTGTACCATATGTTTCCAGATGTTGGCAGCAGAGATCCACCACC is a window of Labrus mixtus chromosome 13, fLabMix1.1, whole genome shotgun sequence DNA encoding:
- the LOC132987481 gene encoding rho GTPase-activating protein 6-like codes for the protein MSAQGLLSSVFSCSLSPKIISKRRLRQTRSLDPALMRHYGTEVEETPYKGDFTWNSVSGHSVGLKPVPLQSLSELERVRLQEVAFRRLLRDRDLGCHINIPKYGHKHKKSLRRKLDSLSKEKSKDKEPLPRAFGIPLSQVISNDRTHKQRHDPPREEHSDPTELMLSFLQLTSSLRRANKELSSSNSSLSSTSETPNESPLPRTPDTAPRTRRRGGVSVDCITDLDDNQSRLLEALQLSLPAEATDTRKKRHEKKLSLNPIYRQVPRVVDLCCQHLETYGLQTVGVFRVGSSKKRVRQLREEFDQGWEVQLGVEHSIHDVAALLKEFLRDMPDPLLTRDLYTAFINTLLLDDSDQESAIQLLIFLLPPCNSDTLQRLLCLLSTVAAHAEDSLNHKGHKITGNKMTSLNLATIFGPNLLHKQKNTDKEFAVQSFARAEESSVIISVVQRMISTYDTLFMVPTDLQNEVLMSLLETDPDVVDYLLRRRASQNLGQDLLRAEESFSLTDRCSSNDSVKASSGEVSPYDNNSPVLSDRLPAKHLEDSSPRLQRINRLSGHLKPSSHSQDGSGSISPTLSTDKEASSEDFWDTWHELFSKDLSVRHITGSLGDVSECESYGSSEGPSCHHGNNKPDRPTQTSLGMLESRPHLPVTRSSSGPHDKRGQGQQQSSLHQGLSGQSAAIGSDSLADRTGRSACPLVKDGLTSFHCMGQLRETHISHSTPCLFTCKKDPPPLQENKQSPALNTDTEKGPGAPNGPTERWHIWQILSKEKAEALPETLV